From Salvelinus sp. IW2-2015 unplaced genomic scaffold, ASM291031v2 Un_scaffold2273, whole genome shotgun sequence, a single genomic window includes:
- the LOC112073479 gene encoding G-protein coupled receptor 151-like, producing the protein MDKLPGVNVSTANSSTVDRLGPSFIERGSYEHLDPDELHVLVPVILGVICVLGLAGTLTSIGILISNAHRGKLSLINALILNLMFADSLVLAFALPFRAAAFSKPTWTLGWAVCKTCDWFLQSCMVAKSFTVAVMAKACYRYVSNPTKQVSISLRSILLVMWFLWLSACSAPIPTWLFSSLQRETRGLVCVQVVPPEAQDFMSVYVKAYPLGVFCAPLSFALLYFWWAYGRCQRRCSKTQNLRTQIRSRKLTLMLFSLTVAMAMLWLPQWVVWVWERHAAEREAQGPREEEPFVVFTPPLLFSISALLLTFSLSLVNPVIVLSLSEEFTEGYRGLWRRLTLRKHTPSNPNPKPGPHAPTAPQSPCPRPETSGQLQGGDGSLGPIPSQETRVDPQPQAEQGGVEEVDAEGESPRDGIVLLDVEQFWHERETGSMTEENDPIPWEHQEGAPAEGRK; encoded by the coding sequence ATGGATAAACTGCCAGGGGTGAACGTATCCACTGCTAATAGCTCGACTGTGGACCGACTTGGTCCTTCGTTCATAGAGCGTGGTTCCTACGAGCACCTGGATCCAGACGAGCTGCATGTCCTTGTGCCTGTCATTCTGGGGGTGATCTGTGTTCTGGGGCTGGCCGGTACTCTCACATCTATAGGTATCCTGATCTCCAACGCCCACCGTGGGAAACTCTCCCTCATCAATGCTCTCATCCTCAACCTGATGTTTGCCGACAGCCTTGTCCTGGCGTTCGCCCTCCCGTTCCGAGCCGCCGCCTTCTCCAAACCCACCTGGACGCTTGGCTGGGCGGTGTGCAAGACCTGTGATTGGTTCCTGCAGAGCTGCATGGTTGCAAAGAGTTTTACAGTAGCGGTGATGGCTAAGGCTTGTTACCGTTACGTCTCTAACCCGACTAAACAGGTCAGCATCAGTCTACGCTCCATCCTATTGGTGATGTGGTTCCTCTGGCTGTCTGCCTGCTCCGCTCCCATCCCTACCTGGCTGTTCTCctcactgcagagagagacccgggggctggtgtgtgtgcaGGTGGTTCCCCCCGAGGCGCAGGACTTCATGTCGGTCTACGTCAAGGCGTACCCCCTCGGTGTGTTCTGCGCCCCTTTGAGTTTTGCCCTGCTGTATTTCTGGTGGGCATATGGGCGCTGCCAGCGGCGCTGTAGTAAGACCCAGAACCTCCGAACGCAGATCAGATCCAGGAAGCTCACGCTGATGTTGTTCAGTCTGACGGTAGCCATGGCGATGCTGTGGCTGCCGCAGTGGGTGGTCTGGGTGTGGGAGCGGCACGCCGCGGAGCGAGAGGCACAGGGACCGAGAGAGGAAGAACCCTTTGTTGTcttcactccccctctcctcttctccatctccgCCCTgctcctcaccttctctctctccctggtgaACCCCGTCATCGTCCTCTCTCTGTCGGAGGAGTTCACAGAGGGGTACAGGGGTCTGTGGAGGCGCCTTACTCTTCGTAAACACACCCCGTCCAACCCAAACCCCAAACCCGGGCCCCACGCTCCCACCGCCCCCCAGTCCCCTTGCCCACGACCGGAGACCTCAGGCCAGCTGCAGGGAGGAGACGGAAGCCTAGGCCCCATCCCTAGCCAGGAGACTAGAGTTGATCCCCAGCCCCAGGCGGagcagggaggggtggaggaggtggatgCGGAGGGAGAGAGCCCCCGGGATGGGATCGTGCTGCTGGATGTGGAGCAGTTCtggcatgagagagagacaggctcgATGACAGAGGAGAATGATCCCATACCCTGGGAGCACCAGGAGGGAGCACCAGCCGAGGGGAGGAAGtga
- the LOC112073475 gene encoding tyrosine-protein phosphatase non-receptor type 23-like — protein sequence MVNLILSLNYTGSTRPVLLLLPLVXFVLLAAVGLWCCYSHKLHKNFPLKNSVPPPKTICSVPAEAKHLQANSLANGHLANSLANGHLANSLANSHANPTFLLKRQGSDRLSQSTPCPSLSTRHAVFCPTVKPPPIPAYIAQQRQALSQPQPQPSLQPQPQPSVHPQPQPSVQPKHQPSLQPKLQPSLQPKPQPSLQPQPQPSPQPQPSLQPLPQPKPKPPPIPSHLAQQKGSLQPLHPAILPPSPQSFPSTPHTNRPDPPNRPPPPCPLSKPQISSDVLQRGKFNLAPPGGQKKPSRSQNMISGRR from the exons GCAGTACACGTCCTGTCCTGTTGCTCCTCCCCTTGGTTKTCTTTGTCCTATTGGCTGCTGTGGGACTGTGGTGCTGCTACAGCCATAAACTACATAAAAACTTTCCTCTCAAGAACTCGGTCCCACCACCCAAGACAAT TTGTTCAGTCCCTGCTGAAGCCAAACATCTACAAGCCAACAGTCTTGCCAACGGTCACCTTGCCAACAGTCTTGCCAACGGTCACCTTGCCAACAGTCTTGCCAACAGCCATGCCAACCCTACCTTCCTACTGAAGAGACAGGGCTCAGACAGGCTG AGTCAGTCCACACCTTGCCCCAGCCTCTCCACCAGGCACGCTGTCTTCTGTCCCACAGTTAAACCCCCTCCCATACCTGCTTACATAGCCCAGCAGAGACAGGCTCtatcccagccccagccccaaccatccctccagccccagccccaaccctCTGTCCATCCCCAGCCTCAACCCTCTGTCCAGCCCAAGCACCAACCATCCCTCCAGCCCAAGCTCCAACCATCCCTCCAGCCCAAGCCCCAACCCTCTCTCCAGCCCCAGCCTCAACCctccccccagccccagccctctcTCCAGCCTCTGCCGCAGCCCAAGCCTaaacctcctcccatccccaGCCACCTAGCCCAGCAGAAAGGATCCCTCCAGCCCCTTCATCCAGCCATCCTGCCCCCCAGCCCCCAGTCCTTCCCCTCAACACCTCACACAAACAGACCTGACCCCCCCAACAGACCCCCACCCCCCTGCCCGCTCTCCAAACCCCAAATATCATCAGATGTGTTACAGAGAGGAAAGTTCAATCTGGCGCCACCTGGTGGACAGAAGAAACCCAGCAG ATCCCAAAACATGAtctcagggaggagatga